The following is a genomic window from Xenopus laevis strain J_2021 chromosome 2L, Xenopus_laevis_v10.1, whole genome shotgun sequence.
tggatatttagacagaatgggaacaaggtcacacagctcgatggcgggttgaagaaaacagtgtgcaaataatgcctacaaggccaacgtatacactactacagcggtggatacggattacgtaaaatatattatggctgcttgaaaaaagtgactccggtgttttttctggagacggtaatattatggatatttagacagaatgggaacaaggtcacacagctcgatggcgggttgaagaaaacagtgtgcaaataatgcctacaaggccaacgtatacactactacagcggtggatacggattacgtaaaatatatgaatgctgcttgaaaaaagtgactccggtgttttttctggagacggtaatattatggatatttagacagaatgggaacaaggtcacacagctcgatggcgggttgaagaaaacagtgtgcaaataatgcctacaaggccaacgtatacactactacagcggtggatacggattacgtaaaatatattatggctgcttgaaaaaagtgactccggtgttttttctggagacggtaatattatggatatttagacagaatgggaacaaggtcacacagctcgatggcgggttgaagaaaacagtgtgcaaataatgcctacaaggccaacgtatacactactacagcggtggatacggattacgtaaaatatattatggctgcttgaaaaaagtgactccggtgttttttctggagacggtaatattatggatatttagacagaatgggaacaaggtcacacagctcgatggcgggttgaagaaaacagtgtgcaaataatgcctacaaggcccaacgtatacactactacagcggtggatacggattacgtaaaatatattatggctgcttgaaaaaagtgactccggtgttttttctggagacggtaatattatggatatttagacagaatgggaacaaggtcacacagctcgatggcgggttgaagaaaacagtgtgcaaataatgcctacaaggccaacgtatacactactacagcggtggatacggattacgtaaaatatgtgaatgctgcttgaaaaaagtgactccggtgttttttctggagacggtaatattatggatatttagacagaatgggaacaaggtcacacagctcgatggcgggttgaagaaaacagtgtgcaaataatgcctacaaggccaacgtatacactactacagcggtggatacggattacgtaaaatatatgaatgctgcttgaaaaaagtgactccggtgttttttctggagacggtaatattatggatatttagacagaatgggaacaaggtcacacagctcgatggcgggtttgaagaaaacagtgtgcaaataatgcctacagggcaaataatgcctaaaaggtcaacttatacactactacagcggtagtaaaataaaaaaaagtaaaataaaaaaaaaatgaatattaaaaaaaaaaaattaaagttggtgctgctgaactactaggagcagcagattagcacaccagtcccactccccaacactgctagactaatagcactgggctcttatagtagtagtagtagtagtagtagtaaaacaacaaaaaaataaataaaagcagtccttacaaggactactgttattgcagcagtcagcagatgagatcagaagcaggacagctgcccactgcagctacatacagagcactgcagtagaaggtagattactagccagcaaagctacctaagctaaaatgtccctcaaaccctgcagacttctgtccctccaataacagagcagtatcaaaacgattactagccagcaaactttcaactgtccctgaaatcactaacaggcagcagctctctccctacactatctcttcagcacacacaggcagagtgaaaaaacgctgcagggcttcggtttttatagggaaggggagtggtccaggggagagcttcctgattggctgccatgtacctgctggtctggggtgagagggcaaaaaaagcgccaacaatggcgaacccaaaatggcgaacgtcgcgcgacgttcgcgaacttccggcgagcgcgaacacccgatgttcgcgcgaacaagttcgccggcgaacagttcgcgacatctctaatgctGATAATATTTTGTGTGTTATTACATCAGAATGTGGGTGACATTACTCCACACTGGGGGGTATATAGAGGGTTGGGGGATATGGGATCTGTTTCCATGTCCTGATGAAATGTTCCCTGAGCAGGACCGAAACAAACCAGtccaataaaatagtttttagtcTGTCCCATGAGTGctgcttatttataataatcGTTATTTATTCTACAGCAGCACCAGGGCACAACATACAGATACGCTCCTCATTATATGAacataaagaaaatattcagCAGTGGAGGATCCAATATACACAAGGCATTGTTTCCTGTAAACTGGAGCCATAGGGTTAATAAAAGGGAGACAAAGCCCAGTGGGAGGGGTTAGAACAAGGGCGAGTCTATTAGAGACACAAAGTGAGTTTCGATTCCTGTTCCTGATTTCAGTGATGGCGACTGCAGATCTGAGagacgagctgagctgctccatctgtCTGATCCTTTATACTGACCCTGTAACTCTGCCGTGTGGGCACAACTTCTGCCAGGGCTGTATTGGGAGAACATGGGACACCCAGGAGGGATCTGGGGcttattcctgccctgaatgcagaGAGGAGTATAAGGAGCGCCCTGCCCTGCCCAGGAACAGAACTCTGGGGAACATAGCAAAGCGACTCCTGACTATTCACCCAGAACCTGAATGTACCGAGATCTTCTGCACCTACTGTGTCCTCTCTCCTGTACCTGCTGCGAAATCCTGTCTCCAgtgtgaggcttctctgtgtgaTACCCACCTGAAGGGGCACAGCCAATCACAGAAGCACATCTTAACTGCCCCCACAAGTTCTTTTGGGGAGAGGAAATGCCCCCAACATGATGAACCCCTCCATTATTACTGCCTCAGGGACTCCATCTGTGTCTGTGAGTCCTGCTGTCGGATTGGggagcacaggggccacagggtggagctgctgagtgaggcctctgagaagaagaaagagaaagtgaGGAAAGTTCTGAagaaactgaggccagagagagaggagactgagagaggagcacagagactgcaggagcgcaggagagaagtggcagaaaaatCAGCTGGTGAGACcgagagagtcactgccctgtttagagacatcaaGGAACAtctggaagccctagagaagcgactcctgagtgatatctccagccagaaagagaagctgTCACTCCCACTCACTGATCTGATCCaccagctggaaataaagaaggacgagctgtccaggaagatccgtcacattgaggagctgtgcaacatggcagatccactcactgtcctacaggaacgggaatcacatggagctgaaTTTTGTGGGGCAGATAATGAGGAGGAGGATGATTCTGAGGGGGCAGATAATAAGaccagagagagagatgatagaaagGTCCCACCAGTAGAAGATCTGGATGTGGTTCTGATCTCAGAGATAATAATACAGAGCTTGGAAGGAAAAGTCAGTGAAATAAAGAGAAGCTACTGCCCCCAGGAGAACCAATTCCTGCTCCTGGATGATAACACGGCTCATTGTTCTTTAAAGATTTCAACTAACAGTAAAACAGCAGCACAGTGCCTAAACAACAAAGATCAACATGAGACATCAATGACATTTCAGACTTGTACTCAGGTATTAAGCACCAAGAGTTTtccctcagggcgacattactgggatgTAGATTGCAGTAAAGCAGGGAACTTGcgggtaggggtggcctatcccagtatagagaggagaggaGACAATTCACTGATTGggaataataacaagtcctgggTGCTGGTGGCTCACAGAAGAATCATTAGGAATTTCAGACATGAATATTCAATTTCAATGGCACATGATACAAAAGAAACCAGTTTATCTTGCCCAGACAGATCTGGGCCCATTAAGCAAATCCGAGTGTTTTTGGACTATGAGGCGGGGCGTTTGTCCTtctatgagctgagtgagccaatcagacacttacacaccttcattGCCACATTCACTGAACCCCtccatgctgcattctgggtacgGGGGGAGGGCAGTGTGACCATTACTGAATAGAAAAAGAGCCTTCTTCTCCTTTGTAATTATGGCTACATGACTGGGGGATCCTTGACTTCTATAACCCTGCCCCCCATAAGTTAGTGGGTGTAAGACCCCCAGTGTATAGTGGGGGGAGAGGGGACTGTTGTGTCTTGTCACTGACAAATTATATGAAGTGGGTGGAAgtgtgtggggtcctagccaccaatattttttaatgggggggccttggccacaaattctttttatggggggccctgaccaccaatatctttttatttttattaacatgtgggaaccctagccaccaatattttttttgtttttttactgtgtggtggggggcggacctgtgcggtggggagggcggacctgtaggtggggcttgcggtgggtgcagcccagggggcccaggaaattttgtcgtatgggccctgcgatttctgatggcggtcctgttatcacatcaccccttaagcacctcttctccagtgtgaacatccccaatttggccagtctttcctcatagctaagattttcaatacctttcaccagcttagttgtccttctctgtaccctctctaatacaataatgtcctgtttgagtgatggagaccaaatctgtacggcatattctagatggggccttacaagtgctctatacagtggaagaatgacccctcctctgtgactctatgccccatttaatacaactcaagaccttatttgcccttgatgctgctgactggcattgcttgctacagccaagtttatcatctacaaggactccaaggtccttttccataatggatttgcctagtgcagtcccattaagggtataagtggatatttttacatcccaggtacatgacttcacatttatcaacattgaatctcatttgccacttagctgcccagattgccagtttgtcaagatatCAATAGTCTGGTATCTCATATAATAATCTTATTATCATAGCCTTCTTGTATCACATCCTTTTTATCGTTTTAATCACACCCAATAACCTTGGTTTCTTATATAATAACCTTGGTATTTCATATCAGTGTATTATTTGATGATCTCTGCAATAAAGATATGTCAGTGGCAAAAAAAGCAACTGTGGTATTTTCTTGTCTGGTCAGGAAAGTACATGATGGCGCCCTCTGGTGGGAGAAGGGCAGTTACCCAGGGCCACAATAAGTCTCTTCAAATTAAATTACTGGAACTCAGAACATTTCATTGTGCCATGATGTATAGTATCTAGTAGTGATAATTCTACATCAGCTGGAGTCATTCTGAAAACCTTGTTATTCAGCCAGTAGAACACTCCTCCATTGTGGTTAGGGGTTAGACCCCCAGAAAAAAATCCTTGATGGGAGTGGTTCACCCTCAGCTACACAATGACAAGGGGCCAGGCTTCTCACTATCTTGGCACTGGGAGTGGGGGAGTTGGAACCAAACAGCTGATCCTCACAATCATCTGGTCCCCCCATAGTCTCAAGGTGTGTGCATGGCCATTACACCACTGGCCCCCCAGCAGTTTAAACCTTTGAGGCAGTGGCCACACCAGAGGATCCCAGAGCAGTGGTTGGGGGGCTTAGCATGAAGCACATTTGCAGTAAGATTTAGgaataaacatttatttgcttttttaatgtGCATGACATGATTATTATAGCAATGGTTTCATGTGTCTGTAATtttgttatgggctaagggggGCACACCAATTTCTGAATCTGAAAGGGGAGCATAAACCCCCCAAATATGTAAAATGCTGCCTCAAGACCATGGCACATGGTGCTACTTCATGTACTTTAACCATTGTGTATTTTAATATCCCAAACTATAAACTGTCCCCCCATGTAAATTCCTCACTCATGGACCCCATTGTTCCATTTCATCCCCCAGTCATAATTCATTCACAATAATTCTATGGAACTTATTTAGTCAAACCTCATTGTGAATGTTAATGGGAAACTATAACAGAAACAAACCAGCTTCATGTTATGGAACTAAGGACATTTGTATGtagaattaatttattaaaatgtggttCCCTTCCTGAAATAATCACATCTGTCTCTCCCACTATCAGCACCCGTCTCTCTGTCTGCAGCTTTGTATCTGTCAGTTTTTGGATGGATGGTTACTTGTAATACATCACTGAGGTACATGGAGCACAGACCCACAATgtactgtcaatcaaaatctgactccaccTCTTGTTAGCTCAagctagtcagtggctgactcaggatatgagtTATAAAGCTTagatagaaattaatttaaacaaggcaccagggcctgatggcatacacccccagggaTTAAGAGAGctttgttcagttttagaccggcccctatttctgattttctcagattcactttcatctggtatggtacctatggattcaAGAAAagctgatttcattccaatatttaaaaagggattacgatctcagcctggcaattataggccagtaaatttaacatctgtggtgggcaaattatttgaaggcatcacattcaaaatgttgtcctagtgaatggctgTAACAACTTACCTCCccggtggtccagtggtgcggcggggatgcccgccatgcAGTCCTGCTGCTCCAGTATGTGCCGGTAACTATGGCACGCACGGCGTGCCTCCTCTGCATTTATAGGCGCAATGGCGCGAAagtttaagtattttaaagtgcCAATATAcaattgcccgttataggttcatctgtattgag
Proteins encoded in this region:
- the LOC108708765 gene encoding E3 ubiquitin-protein ligase TRIM7; this encodes MATADLRDELSCSICLILYTDPVTLPCGHNFCQGCIGRTWDTQEGSGAYSCPECREEYKERPALPRNRTLGNIAKRLLTIHPEPECTEIFCTYCVLSPVPAAKSCLQCEASLCDTHLKGHSQSQKHILTAPTSSFGERKCPQHDEPLHYYCLRDSICVCESCCRIGEHRGHRVELLSEASEKKKEKVRKVLKKLRPEREETERGAQRLQERRREVAEKSAGETERVTALFRDIKEHLEALEKRLLSDISSQKEKLSLPLTDLIHQLEIKKDELSRKIRHIEELCNMADPLTVLQERESHGAEFCGADNEEEDDSEGADNKTRERDDRKVPPVEDLDVVLISEIIIQSLEGKVSEIKRSYCPQENQFLLLDDNTAHCSLKISTNSKTAAQCLNNKDQHETSMTFQTCTQVLSTKSFPSGRHYWDVDCSKAGNLRVGVAYPSIERRGDNSLIGNNNKSWVLVAHRRIIRNFRHEYSISMAHDTKETSLSCPDRSGPIKQIRVFLDYEAGRLSFYELSEPIRHLHTFIATFTEPLHAAFWVRGEGSVTITE